A genomic stretch from Megalobrama amblycephala isolate DHTTF-2021 linkage group LG22, ASM1881202v1, whole genome shotgun sequence includes:
- the pdk3a gene encoding pyruvate dehydrogenase (acetyl-transferring) kinase isozyme 3, mitochondrial, producing MRLYAFLLKNHLPKIEYYSRFSPSPLSIKQFLEFGRDNACEKTSYMFLRKELPVRLANTMREVNLLPDKLLSQPSVKLVQKWYMQSFLELLEFENRKPEDPHALNDFLETLIEIRNRHNDVVPTMAQGVIEYKEKFGFDPFVSSNIQYFLDRFYTNRISFRMLINQHTLLFGNDINPAHPKHIGSIDPSCNVAEVVTDAYETAKMVCEQYYLAAPELKIEEFNAKAPQKPIQAVYVPSHLFHMLFELFKNAMRATNELHEGSKEGLPLIKAKVTLGKEDLSVKISDRGGGVALRKIDRLFNYTYSTAPTPSLDSKRVPLAGFGHGLPISRLYARYFQGDLKLYSMEGVGTDAVIYLKALSSESFERLPVFNKSAWRHYQGGPGADDWSNPSKEPRDASKYKAKR from the exons GTAGGGATAATGCATGTGAGAAGACGTCTTACATGTTCCTCCGGAAGGAGCTGCCGGTGCGTCTGGCTAACACTATGAGAGAGGTCAATCTGCTGCCTGACAAGCTCCTCAGTCAACCTTCAGTCAAACTGGTGCAGAAATG GTACATGCAAAGTTTTTTAGAACTTCTAGAGTTCGAGAACAGGAAGCCAGAAGACCCACATGCCCTGAATGA CTTCTTGGAGACTCTTATTGAGATCAGGAATAGACACAATGATGTGGTCCCGACCATGGCCCAGGGTGTGATCGAATATAAGGAGAAGTTTGGCTTCGATCCGTTCGTCAGCTCCAACATCCAGTACTTTTTGGACCGCTTCTACACCAACCGAATCTCCTTTCGCATGCTCATCAACCAGCACA CTCTCCTTTTTGGCAATGACATCAATCCAGCCCATCCCAAACACATCGGCAGTATTGATCCCAGCTGCAATGTTGCAGAGGTGGTGACTg ATGCATACGAGACCGCCAAGATGGTGTGTGAGCAATATTATCTAGCTGCCCCTGAACTGAAGATAGAGGAATTCAATG CTAAGGCTCCTCAAAAACCCATCCAGGCTGTGTATGTTCCCTCCCACCTATTCCACATGCTGTTTGAATTGTTCAAG aaCGCAATGAGGGCCACCAATGAGCTCCACGAGGGTAGTAAAGAGGGTCTTCCTCTTATAAAAGCAAAAGTGACCCTGGGGAAGGAAGATCTATCTGTGAAG ATCAGTGACAGGGGAGGGGGTGTGGCTTTACGGAAGATTGACAGGCTGTTCAACTACACCTACTCGACTGCACCAACACCCAGTCTGGACTCTAAACGTGTGCCATTG GCTGGTTTTGGACATGGTTTGCCGATATCCAGACTGTACGCCCGCTACTTTCAAGGGGACCTGAAACTGTACTCGATGGAAGGCGTGGGGACCGATGCTGTCATCTACTTGAAG GCCCTATCCAGTGAATCATTTGAGCGCCTGCCCGTCTTTAACAAATCTGCTTGGCGCCACTACCAAGGAGGCCCAGGAGCGGATGACTGGAGCAACCCGAGCAAAGAGCCCAGAGATGCCTCAAAATACAAGGCCAAAAGATAA